Proteins encoded within one genomic window of Streptomyces sp. NBC_01314:
- a CDS encoding helix-turn-helix domain-containing protein gives MSPDGQRGAGAGEQEAHEVWWDTGPVVERTPPAMLRGPHPTAIFIGHFAMPRGTAFSRHWHAVHQLAWSAKGLLRVTTRRGSWLLPPTLALWIPARVPHTTESAGDTVMRSPYVDPASCPGIDWREPTVVAVGPLLQALIEHLLRTDLPAEARARAEAVLLDVLHPVPVTSVSAPEPRDPRAREVARALTANPADPRPLAAWGTRAGASGRTLARLFVTETGLAFGQWREQARMRAAMPLLAEGLPIESVAHRVGYASASSFVAAFHRIVGVTPRQYFPVRR, from the coding sequence ATGTCGCCAGACGGACAGCGGGGCGCGGGGGCCGGTGAACAGGAGGCCCACGAGGTGTGGTGGGACACCGGGCCGGTCGTCGAACGCACCCCGCCCGCCATGCTGCGCGGGCCGCACCCCACCGCGATCTTCATCGGGCACTTCGCCATGCCGCGCGGCACCGCCTTCTCCCGGCACTGGCACGCGGTCCACCAACTCGCCTGGTCCGCCAAGGGGTTGCTGCGGGTCACCACCCGGCGGGGCTCCTGGCTCCTGCCGCCCACCCTCGCCCTGTGGATCCCCGCGCGCGTCCCCCACACCACCGAGTCGGCCGGCGACACGGTGATGCGCAGCCCGTACGTGGACCCCGCGAGCTGCCCCGGCATCGACTGGCGGGAGCCGACCGTGGTGGCGGTGGGCCCGCTGCTCCAGGCGCTCATCGAACACCTCCTCCGCACGGACCTGCCCGCCGAGGCCCGCGCCCGCGCGGAGGCCGTCCTCCTCGACGTCCTGCACCCCGTCCCCGTCACCAGCGTCTCCGCCCCCGAGCCCCGCGACCCCAGGGCCCGCGAGGTCGCCCGCGCCCTCACCGCGAACCCGGCCGACCCCCGCCCCCTCGCCGCCTGGGGCACCCGGGCCGGCGCCAGCGGCCGCACCCTGGCCCGGCTCTTCGTCACCGAGACGGGCCTCGCCTTCGGCCAGTGGCGCGAGCAGGCCCGGATGCGCGCCGCGATGCCGCTGCTCGCCGAGGGCCTCCCCATCGAGTCCGTCGCCCACCGCGTCGGCTACGCCTCGGCCAGCTCCTTCGTCGCGGCGTTCCACCGGATCGTCGGGGTGACACCGCGCCAGTACTTCCCCGTGCGCCGCTGA
- a CDS encoding M15 family metallopeptidase translates to MPSIILMSDPEVAGVPVQECGEPLVDLRELPFVVVDSRQADPEGSYAHLREGVVWRLARAARLLPDGLRLLVTEGYRPLALQIEYFERYAAELRLANPDWSEEHLHVQASRSLSPPEIGPHVAGAAVDLTLCTAAGEELDMGTRLDASPEESDDACYTDAPNISDAARRNRRILSAALTTAGLVNYPTEWWHWSYGDRYWALMTGAPNALYGPASTGS, encoded by the coding sequence ATGCCTTCGATCATCCTCATGAGCGACCCCGAGGTCGCCGGTGTCCCGGTCCAGGAGTGCGGTGAGCCCCTCGTCGACCTGCGGGAGCTGCCCTTCGTCGTGGTCGACTCCCGCCAGGCCGACCCCGAGGGCTCGTACGCGCACCTGCGCGAGGGCGTCGTCTGGCGCCTCGCCCGCGCCGCCCGGCTGCTTCCGGACGGGCTGCGGCTGCTGGTCACCGAGGGGTACCGGCCGCTCGCCCTGCAGATCGAGTACTTCGAGAGGTACGCCGCCGAACTGCGCCTCGCCAACCCCGACTGGTCGGAGGAGCACCTCCACGTCCAGGCCAGCCGTTCCCTCTCCCCGCCGGAGATCGGGCCGCATGTCGCGGGCGCCGCGGTCGACCTGACCCTGTGCACCGCCGCCGGGGAGGAGCTCGACATGGGCACCCGTCTCGACGCCAGCCCCGAGGAGAGCGACGACGCCTGCTACACCGACGCGCCGAACATCTCCGACGCCGCCCGCCGCAACCGCCGCATCCTGAGCGCGGCCCTCACCACGGCCGGGCTGGTCAACTACCCCACCGAGTGGTGGCACTGGTCGTACGGGGACAGGTACTGGGCGCTGATGACGGGCGCGCCGAACGCGCTGTACGGGCCCGCGAGTACCGGTTCCTAG
- a CDS encoding BTAD domain-containing putative transcriptional regulator, with translation MELEFRLLGPVEAWHGDRPLRLGGPKPRALLAALLLRAGQVVPADALVDVIWGEEPPDTARALVQTYVSALRRALPAEAAEAIETRPPGYVMRPGVGRVDLAEFEARTADGRRAAVDGNHTEAARLLREALELWHGPALGGVGEALRGEAGWLEEARQAALEERIAAELEAGGHEAELVTELTALVETRPTRERPRGQLMLGLYRLGRQADALAVYAEGRAVLAEELGLDPGPELNRLYEAILRADPALLAATTATAAPQQASVPRRVSLLPPAIGDFTGREEELAGVVEGLTGEREAMPVVVVSGAAGVGKSALAVQAAHRVAGDYPDGQLYAELHGFSEPVPPAEVLGRLLRALGADPPEDTAERGDLFRSLVAGRRILLVLDDANGEAQVRPLLPGSATCGVLVTSRARLGGLVGARRTDLDVLDDARGLELLTRVTGPARTPDDPLEQAAARRIVELCGGLPLALRIAGARLATRRHWTPSVLAERLADEHRRLDELSVGDLEVRAGLGLSYQALDGCARRVLRRIATLGSADLAVWAVAALSGMPEDEAEEILERLLDAQLINCPGTDQVGQPRYRLHDLVRVYAVERAETEDPVGDRTAAVGRALSAGLWLMDRVTEESPSGAVILRQGFSLKRRGTAAPAAPPRGREQPHTTGNRQPADTPAPVGERTTRRALADPFAWFDAEADALTNAVERAAAMGLHSLACEAAAALCSSSFAIKNRFDAWWRSHDAALAAARRAEDRSGEALLIIGLGQLRYEQDRIAESQEYFRTAERICTELGDVRGRSAALAGLGSACREVGELRDAERALTDAADGFRRVGDDTGVGVACRYGGSVRLELGDQEGAFPLLDESLRAYRRLGSRRGEALALRTLSLVHRSLGAYEEAARVAEQALEILRAIGDPHMAAYALRARAKARLRLGHTREAEAELHEILEVCRVHEDRFGEALTLRTLGECALADGRLTDAEALLTASAALWGVLALPLPRARALRNLSVVRAVLGDRAGADALRAEAMAVFDVCEARERHEPWPWVRSG, from the coding sequence GTGGAGCTGGAATTCCGACTGCTCGGCCCGGTAGAGGCGTGGCACGGTGACAGACCCCTGCGGCTGGGCGGGCCGAAACCGCGTGCGCTGCTGGCCGCGCTGCTGCTGCGGGCCGGGCAGGTGGTGCCCGCGGACGCGCTGGTGGACGTGATCTGGGGGGAGGAGCCCCCCGACACCGCGCGGGCGCTGGTGCAGACGTATGTGTCGGCACTGCGGCGGGCCCTGCCCGCCGAGGCGGCGGAGGCGATCGAGACCCGGCCGCCGGGATACGTGATGCGGCCCGGGGTCGGGCGGGTCGATCTGGCGGAGTTCGAGGCGCGCACGGCGGACGGGCGGCGGGCCGCCGTCGACGGGAACCACACGGAGGCCGCCCGGCTGCTGCGGGAGGCGCTGGAGCTGTGGCACGGACCCGCGCTCGGCGGCGTCGGGGAAGCGCTGCGGGGTGAGGCCGGGTGGCTGGAGGAGGCCCGGCAGGCGGCCCTGGAGGAACGCATCGCCGCCGAGCTGGAGGCCGGCGGGCACGAGGCGGAGCTGGTCACCGAGCTGACCGCACTGGTCGAGACCCGTCCGACCCGGGAGCGGCCGCGCGGGCAGCTGATGCTGGGCCTGTACCGGCTGGGCCGGCAGGCCGACGCGCTGGCCGTGTACGCGGAGGGGCGGGCCGTGCTCGCCGAGGAGCTGGGGCTCGACCCGGGCCCGGAGCTGAACCGGCTGTACGAGGCGATCCTGCGGGCCGACCCGGCCCTGCTCGCCGCCACGACGGCCACCGCCGCCCCGCAGCAGGCCTCCGTACCCCGGCGGGTGTCCCTTCTCCCGCCCGCCATCGGGGACTTCACCGGGCGGGAGGAGGAACTGGCGGGGGTCGTCGAGGGGTTGACCGGCGAGCGGGAGGCGATGCCCGTCGTCGTGGTGTCGGGGGCAGCCGGGGTGGGCAAGTCGGCGCTCGCCGTGCAGGCCGCGCACCGGGTCGCCGGCGACTATCCCGACGGGCAGCTGTACGCCGAACTGCACGGCTTCAGCGAGCCCGTACCGCCCGCCGAGGTGCTGGGCCGGCTGCTGCGGGCGCTCGGCGCGGACCCGCCCGAGGACACGGCCGAACGCGGCGACCTGTTCCGCAGCCTCGTCGCCGGACGGCGGATCCTGCTGGTCCTGGACGACGCGAACGGCGAGGCCCAGGTACGGCCACTGCTGCCGGGCAGCGCCACCTGCGGGGTCCTGGTGACCTCACGGGCCCGGCTCGGCGGGCTCGTCGGGGCCCGGCGCACCGACCTGGACGTCCTGGACGACGCACGCGGCCTCGAACTGCTCACCAGGGTCACGGGCCCGGCACGCACCCCGGACGACCCGCTCGAACAGGCCGCCGCCCGGCGGATCGTGGAGCTGTGCGGCGGGCTGCCGCTGGCGCTGCGGATCGCGGGCGCCCGCCTGGCGACCCGGCGGCACTGGACGCCCAGCGTGCTCGCCGAGCGCCTCGCCGACGAACACCGCCGCCTCGACGAGCTGTCCGTGGGTGACCTGGAGGTAAGGGCCGGCCTCGGCCTCAGCTACCAGGCCCTGGACGGATGCGCCCGCCGGGTGCTGCGCAGGATCGCCACACTGGGCTCGGCGGACCTCGCCGTGTGGGCGGTGGCCGCGCTCTCCGGTATGCCGGAGGACGAGGCCGAGGAGATCCTCGAACGGCTCCTGGACGCCCAGCTGATCAACTGCCCCGGCACCGACCAGGTCGGCCAGCCCCGCTACCGCCTGCACGACCTGGTCCGCGTCTACGCCGTCGAGCGCGCGGAGACCGAGGACCCGGTCGGTGACCGCACGGCGGCGGTCGGCCGGGCGTTGTCAGCCGGTCTGTGGCTGATGGACAGGGTGACGGAGGAATCTCCCTCGGGGGCGGTGATCCTGAGACAGGGGTTCAGTCTCAAGCGGCGCGGGACCGCCGCACCTGCGGCTCCACCCCGCGGGCGTGAGCAACCACACACGACCGGCAACCGCCAACCGGCCGACACCCCCGCCCCGGTGGGCGAACGAACCACCCGCCGTGCCCTCGCGGACCCCTTCGCCTGGTTCGACGCGGAGGCCGACGCCCTCACCAACGCGGTGGAGCGGGCGGCGGCCATGGGCCTGCACAGCCTCGCCTGCGAAGCCGCGGCGGCCCTGTGCTCCTCCTCGTTCGCCATCAAGAACCGCTTCGACGCCTGGTGGCGCAGCCACGACGCCGCCCTCGCGGCAGCCCGCCGCGCCGAGGACCGCTCGGGTGAGGCCCTGCTGATCATCGGCCTGGGGCAACTCCGCTACGAGCAGGACCGCATCGCCGAGTCCCAGGAGTACTTCCGCACGGCGGAGCGCATCTGTACGGAACTCGGTGACGTACGCGGCCGGTCCGCCGCCCTCGCCGGCCTCGGCAGCGCCTGCCGTGAGGTCGGCGAACTGCGCGACGCGGAACGTGCCCTGACCGACGCCGCCGACGGCTTCCGGCGGGTCGGCGACGACACCGGGGTCGGCGTCGCCTGCCGGTACGGCGGTTCCGTACGCCTCGAACTCGGCGACCAGGAGGGCGCGTTCCCGCTGCTCGACGAGTCGCTGCGGGCGTACCGGCGGCTCGGCAGCCGGCGCGGTGAGGCCCTGGCGCTGCGCACGCTCAGCCTGGTGCACCGCTCGCTCGGCGCGTACGAGGAGGCCGCGCGCGTGGCCGAGCAGGCGCTGGAGATCCTGCGCGCGATCGGCGACCCGCACATGGCGGCGTACGCGCTGCGGGCCCGGGCCAAGGCCCGGCTGCGGCTGGGGCACACCCGGGAGGCGGAGGCGGAGCTGCACGAGATCCTGGAGGTCTGCCGGGTCCACGAGGACCGTTTCGGCGAGGCCCTGACGCTGCGGACGCTCGGCGAGTGCGCGCTGGCCGACGGGCGGCTGACGGACGCGGAGGCGCTGCTGACCGCGTCCGCCGCCCTCTGGGGCGTCCTCGCCCTGCCCCTGCCCCGGGCCCGCGCCCTGCGCAACCTGTCCGTCGTACGGGCCGTGCTCGGCGATCGGGCCGGTGCCGACGCGCTGCGGGCCGAGGCCATGGCCGTGTTCGACGTCTGCGAGGCCCGCGAACGGCACGAGCCGTGGCCGTGGGTGCGATCGGGGTGA
- a CDS encoding class I SAM-dependent methyltransferase has protein sequence MPMNQMHQRICSSEKWALKTRELLLPWALDGVDLGTDVLEIGPGYGANLRVLVEQVPHLTAVEVDAETARLLDVAWGERARIVHADGAAMPLPDTSFDSVVCFTMLHHVPTAEQQDRIFAEAFRVLRPGGTFAGSDSRSSLRFRLVHLRDTMNVVDPATLPARLTRAGFTDVAVAVHERGGSLRFRARRP, from the coding sequence ATGCCGATGAATCAGATGCACCAGAGGATCTGCAGTTCCGAGAAGTGGGCGCTCAAGACGCGGGAGCTGCTGCTGCCCTGGGCGCTCGACGGGGTCGACCTGGGCACGGACGTCCTGGAGATCGGGCCCGGTTACGGCGCCAACCTGCGGGTCCTCGTCGAACAGGTGCCGCACCTGACCGCCGTCGAGGTCGACGCCGAGACCGCCCGGCTGCTGGACGTCGCCTGGGGCGAGCGCGCCCGGATCGTGCACGCGGACGGGGCGGCCATGCCGCTGCCGGACACGTCGTTCGACTCGGTCGTCTGCTTCACCATGCTCCACCATGTGCCGACCGCCGAGCAGCAGGACCGGATCTTCGCGGAGGCGTTCCGGGTGCTGCGCCCCGGCGGCACCTTCGCCGGCAGCGACAGCCGGTCGAGCCTTCGCTTCCGGCTCGTCCACCTCCGCGACACCATGAACGTCGTGGACCCGGCGACCCTGCCCGCACGCCTGACGAGGGCGGGCTTCACCGACGTCGCCGTGGCCGTGCATGAGCGGGGCGGCAGCCTCCGCTTCCGCGCCCGTCGGCCGTAG